One stretch of Bremerella cremea DNA includes these proteins:
- a CDS encoding glycosyltransferase family 2 protein, producing MKLSLVIPVYNEDESLAKLHAEICEVVSANGYVIEILFIDDGSHDDSWRVIGELAKQDARVRGFKFRRNFGKAAALDAGFQEATGDIIITMDADLQDDPQEIPRFLEQLNAGKDVVSGWKKVRHDPWHKVGPSRVFNWMVSKLTGVTLHDHNCGMKCYRSEIFQEVRLYGELHRFVPVLAAAHGWKVGEIVINHRARQFGYSKYGVRRFLKGFLDLTTVAFITGYGQRPQHLLGGIGLLFFAVGFLGLFGLSSWWVLDRALGVEEPIELHKRAIFYYSIVSLLLGTQFVTVGLLAEMIRSAMAPQTKTYFVSQRVGASDETN from the coding sequence ATGAAGCTCTCCCTGGTAATCCCGGTTTATAACGAAGACGAAAGCTTGGCCAAGCTGCACGCAGAAATCTGCGAGGTGGTTTCGGCCAACGGGTACGTGATCGAGATTCTCTTTATCGACGACGGCTCGCACGACGATTCGTGGCGGGTCATTGGTGAATTGGCCAAGCAAGATGCCCGGGTTCGCGGCTTCAAGTTTCGCCGCAATTTTGGCAAAGCAGCCGCGCTCGATGCCGGTTTTCAAGAGGCTACCGGCGACATCATCATTACCATGGACGCCGACTTGCAAGACGACCCGCAAGAGATCCCACGTTTTCTCGAACAACTTAACGCCGGTAAAGATGTTGTCAGCGGCTGGAAGAAGGTTCGTCACGATCCATGGCACAAGGTCGGGCCATCTCGCGTCTTCAACTGGATGGTTAGTAAGTTGACCGGGGTGACGCTACACGATCATAACTGCGGCATGAAGTGCTATCGCAGCGAGATCTTCCAAGAGGTCCGCTTGTATGGCGAACTGCATCGTTTTGTCCCGGTGTTGGCTGCGGCCCACGGTTGGAAGGTGGGAGAGATTGTCATCAACCACCGCGCACGGCAGTTCGGTTACTCGAAGTATGGTGTCCGTCGCTTTTTAAAGGGCTTTCTTGATCTCACCACGGTGGCGTTCATCACCGGCTATGGGCAGCGTCCTCAGCATTTGCTAGGCGGAATCGGGTTGTTGTTCTTCGCCGTGGGGTTTCTCGGGCTGTTCGGGCTTTCCTCGTGGTGGGTACTCGATCGGGCACTGGGCGTGGAAGAACCAATCGAGCTGCATAAGCGAGCGATTTTCTATTACTCGATTGTCTCGCTACTGCTGGGTACCCAGTTTGTAACCGTCGGGCTGTTGGCGGAAATGATTCGATCGGCCATGGCGCCGCAAACCAAGACGTATTTCGTCTCGCAAAGGGTAGGGGCGTCGGATGAAACCAACTAG
- a CDS encoding peptidylprolyl isomerase: MKFPHSSTWIAALGFVLCIGMFATGCGSSDPVSPPAVSIGTPGAENGGAGTQTVSTELQLDNGASEFGGEEFPEVILNTTKGAIRLKLDAKKAPATVDNFLTNYVATGHYNGTIFHYVKAQGMILGGLFDASMNPKETRSEIQNEANNGLKNKRGTIAMSRDPNFIHSSTCQFFINCADNSSFDYIGPDDSNSYGYCVFGEVVDGLDVVDAISQTEVNANDGTPSQPIEILSAERVK; encoded by the coding sequence ATGAAGTTCCCGCATTCATCGACCTGGATTGCCGCACTTGGATTCGTCCTGTGCATTGGTATGTTTGCCACCGGTTGTGGCAGTTCCGATCCCGTTAGTCCCCCAGCTGTCAGTATCGGTACCCCAGGTGCAGAAAATGGCGGCGCCGGCACTCAGACGGTTTCTACGGAACTGCAACTAGATAACGGTGCCTCCGAGTTTGGTGGTGAAGAGTTCCCTGAAGTCATTCTTAATACGACGAAGGGAGCGATCCGTTTAAAGCTAGACGCGAAGAAGGCGCCAGCTACGGTCGATAATTTCTTGACCAACTACGTTGCCACTGGCCACTACAACGGCACGATCTTTCACTACGTCAAGGCGCAAGGAATGATCCTGGGCGGCTTGTTCGACGCTTCGATGAACCCGAAGGAAACACGCTCGGAAATCCAAAACGAAGCCAACAACGGGCTCAAGAACAAACGGGGCACAATCGCCATGTCGCGCGATCCGAACTTTATTCACAGCTCGACCTGCCAGTTCTTCATTAACTGTGCCGACAATAGCTCGTTCGACTACATCGGGCCGGATGATTCTAACAGCTACGGGTACTGCGTCTTTGGCGAGGTCGTGGACGGTTTAGATGTGGTCGACGCCATATCGCAAACCGAGGTTAATGCGAACGATGGCACGCCAAGTCAGCCCATCGAAATCTTATCGGCCGAGCGCGTCAAGTGA
- a CDS encoding multiheme c-type cytochrome, with protein sequence MPAAKKLTSQLAVITVGLALLGSLWLVGVTPTSVEAVPHLISSPHPYDPDWPDVYMMLAQKCASCHRPGTKQTDLTTYQAIIDGVIGKDRLVVPGQPDESALFLYVEWQEHAAVGSGIPRTPEMPPEKLDWLTPNQQETLKRWISNGALEYALPNHCDITPLTELEFPSAKQCQACHPKQYDEWSRSMHAYAQHSPAFEAFNLTLQERTSGTQGTFCTRCHTPVGTALGENGNLRNVHRSRISMEGVTCVACHRRSTKHYKSSGRVPVEPGKLQDVCMYGPFDDGVGGPGIGSHESAELPYIKSSQFCGECHDVINPQGIRLEEAFSEWQNSPAAKEGITCQMCHMGPVQGLPFQECDRPLGRVAVVPGLPAEKLPLRHLTDHTFAGPDYSLLPDTEFPEKLDWMYEKDYRDWNALSRYEQETLTELRKKNRHSLRIADEKRLEVLSNAADVYVVAPKNARAGETVHVDVTVESKMSGHSFPTGFTAERQAWISTIVRDQTGHIVFASGDLDKNGDLRDEHSYAVLANQIQRDRYLLNFQNKFIALTSEGTERSVVLSVNRHLMPINILRPANGIAESFGRPPTFRIAKGSLAPLTKQSQTYPVHLPVAAGTYHVEVRLNFRHLPPTLMDHIGAPHLKQQLQIVVLKEWCSTIEVAP encoded by the coding sequence ATGCCTGCAGCGAAGAAATTAACCTCCCAATTGGCGGTGATAACCGTCGGGTTGGCCTTGTTAGGCTCGTTGTGGCTGGTTGGCGTAACCCCCACTTCTGTGGAAGCGGTCCCGCATCTCATTTCTTCCCCCCACCCTTACGATCCGGATTGGCCGGACGTCTACATGATGCTAGCTCAAAAATGTGCTAGTTGTCATCGCCCTGGGACCAAACAAACCGACCTGACTACGTATCAAGCAATCATTGATGGAGTGATCGGAAAAGATCGTCTTGTGGTCCCTGGGCAGCCAGACGAGTCGGCCCTTTTTCTTTACGTAGAATGGCAAGAGCACGCCGCCGTTGGTTCCGGGATTCCTCGCACCCCGGAAATGCCGCCCGAAAAGCTTGACTGGCTGACACCCAACCAGCAGGAAACACTCAAACGTTGGATCTCGAACGGGGCCCTCGAATACGCCCTGCCCAATCACTGCGATATTACTCCTCTGACCGAGCTTGAGTTTCCCTCGGCCAAGCAGTGCCAAGCTTGCCACCCCAAGCAATACGACGAATGGTCCCGCTCGATGCACGCCTATGCCCAACATAGCCCAGCTTTCGAAGCGTTCAATTTAACGTTGCAGGAACGCACCAGCGGCACCCAAGGGACCTTTTGCACCCGCTGCCATACTCCGGTCGGGACTGCTCTCGGAGAAAACGGCAATCTCCGCAACGTGCACCGTTCGCGCATTTCGATGGAAGGGGTCACCTGTGTCGCTTGTCATCGCCGAAGCACCAAGCATTACAAGAGCAGTGGCCGTGTTCCAGTAGAGCCAGGCAAGCTGCAAGATGTCTGCATGTATGGTCCTTTCGATGACGGCGTCGGCGGGCCCGGTATTGGCTCGCATGAATCGGCGGAACTACCTTACATCAAGTCATCACAATTCTGTGGGGAATGTCACGATGTGATCAACCCGCAAGGGATTCGCCTTGAGGAAGCATTCAGCGAGTGGCAAAACAGCCCTGCCGCCAAAGAAGGGATCACTTGCCAAATGTGCCACATGGGGCCGGTGCAAGGGCTTCCCTTCCAAGAATGCGATCGTCCGCTAGGGCGAGTTGCGGTTGTTCCCGGGTTGCCTGCCGAAAAGCTCCCGCTCCGTCATCTCACCGATCACACATTCGCAGGGCCTGACTACTCGCTGCTGCCTGACACCGAGTTTCCCGAGAAGCTCGACTGGATGTACGAGAAGGACTATCGCGACTGGAACGCGCTAAGTCGCTACGAGCAGGAAACACTTACCGAGTTGCGTAAGAAGAACCGGCACAGCTTGCGAATCGCGGATGAAAAACGCCTGGAAGTTCTTTCCAACGCGGCTGACGTTTACGTAGTCGCCCCGAAAAACGCCCGCGCTGGCGAGACGGTTCATGTCGATGTCACCGTTGAAAGCAAAATGTCGGGACATAGCTTTCCCACCGGATTCACGGCAGAACGCCAGGCTTGGATCTCGACCATTGTTCGCGACCAAACCGGGCACATCGTGTTTGCCTCTGGCGATTTAGACAAGAACGGCGATCTTCGCGACGAGCACAGCTACGCCGTGTTAGCCAACCAGATCCAACGCGACCGCTATCTGCTTAACTTCCAGAACAAGTTCATTGCTTTGACATCGGAAGGGACGGAACGTTCGGTTGTGCTTTCGGTTAATCGCCATCTTATGCCGATCAACATCTTGCGCCCCGCCAATGGTATCGCGGAATCGTTCGGACGTCCGCCAACATTCCGCATTGCCAAGGGCAGCCTCGCGCCACTCACCAAACAGTCGCAAACCTATCCCGTTCATCTGCCGGTAGCGGCGGGGACATATCACGTTGAAGTGCGGCTTAACTTCCGTCATCTTCCGCCCACGCTCATGGATCATATTGGGGCACCGCACCTGAAACAACAATTACAGATTGTTGTGCTGAAAGAATGGTGCAGTACGATCGAGGTCGCCCCATGA
- a CDS encoding MG2 domain-containing protein, with protein MNHYSFARSIPIAILCCFGAVMVAWLGIGQNNAQQQAPDIKQMETLAQQGNFKEAYQAAEKIYFSSQQDPQALALNLRIPVQCLQRLGRYADVDAFLEKTAKAQKDHWQVLAAVAKQYTSLDHWGSINDNQFERGQSRGGGKRVNSFQRDRVRALQLYVAAMQLAQQQQADTAMADLYLEVSHFFLYDNFGRGSWQLQYLTDIDELPDYEEGYSFGGSNQGAPVDEAGNPIYYYLPESWDAAKNDGQRMRWAMQQVGKYNAQRVDEVQLQWASFLQSQFGVNTLQQYRWFFAARSNSDEEDATPQLLQLVTLKENETIARLATGIKRFELPDEFNHIRVWQKVIADKAKLRSQAYDNLAAVFENRRQYPQAAETWRAAIANVGKGNNNYRQQRLDQIVDNLGQFQGGKVQAAGQGVTLQYLFRNGKEVILTANEIKIDKLLSDVKQYLKSNPRQLDYQKMQLQQIGEKILFEDGGEDYLGQKVAEWSVKLDPRPNHMDRRIDIHAPLNNAGAYMVTAKMHDGNICKAVVWVADTAIVSKQLDKEKLYYVADAVDGKPIEKANVEFFGYKIEQVNGQNRFRVLTKDFAEFTNSDGQITLGQDQLPLQYQFLTIARTEGGRLAFLGFQHIWYQQRHDDQYNQVRSYGITDRPVYRPNQTMKYKFWTRTAKYDQGDVSNFAGKTIRVELRDPLNNSVFVKQLPADQYGGVDAEWEIPSDAKLGQYRLLTPHGSVPFRIEEYKKPEFEVTVEAPEKPVELGEKVTAKITAKYYFGSPVTNATVKYKIQRSEFNKHWYPTAQWDWCYGNGYWWFAYDYPWYPGYSRWVGCMRPAPFWIGWSNNPPELVAEQEVEIGEDGSIEVEIDTALAKALHSDSDHQYTITAEVRDQSRRTIVGSGKVLVAREPFKVYTWVDRGYYTVGDTIHAHFLAQTLDSRDVAGKGVLKLLKITYDEKNQPIETEVQSWNLAMTGRGDVSQTMDASAPGQYRLSLEVTDEAGHTEEGGYIFTIRGQGFDGSQYRFNALELIPDKKQYEAGDTIRLQINTDRVGSTVLLFVRPSNGVYLPPKTIRLTGKSTVYDIAVLKKDMPNFFVEAVTISDATVHDETKEIVVPPETRVLDLQVETDAKDYLPGSEGKIKLKLTDETGEPFVGSTVLTMYDKSVEYISGGSNVPDIKAFFWKWRRHHHPSTEDSLSLYTYNLIPKDQVPLNFLGIFGNSVADELSSSVVEDQAMGFGMGGGRGVTRFQGLAAGRAMAKGMMMDSAMPMSAAPAAEMAEGVMAGADKQDASDGQMDLVEPTIRSNFADTALWAASIETNEKGEAELSLTMPQNLTTWKIRSWAMGQGTKVGSAESEVITRKNLIIRLQAPRYFVQTDEVVLSAIVHNYLASEKTATVSLDIPSKLMTSENPLTQKVTIPAGGEVRVDWTVNVIGEGEATITMKALTDEESDAMQQSFPVYIHGMLKTESWAGTVQPENNVQSFLINVPQDRRPEDSRLIVRYSPSLAASMVEALPYLVDYPYGCTEQTLNRFVPTVITRKVLGEMGIDLKSIAEHQNNLNAQEIGDPDERNQDWNAGRRDHQLKNPVFDDAELEKMVKAGVQRLTEMQNADGGWGWFSGYNERSYPHTTAVVVRGLEIAQRNGAAVVPDTIERGKQWLINYQNQEVQKLQNADEMKDPWKSQASNLDAMVYGVLAEMKHDNPAMRGFLYRDRTNLTVYANAIFALALHQVGDQEKLAMVRRNLDQYVVTDVENETAYLKMGADNYWWNWYGDPIEANAYYLKLLAATDPQNVTARRMVKYLLNNRKHATYWKSTRDTALCVEAMADYLRATGELNPEMTVEIFVDGEKKAETEFTKENLFLVDNTVELTGLQVTDGQHKVELRRKGSGPVYYSAYLTNFTLENFITKAGLEVKVERRFYRLDRDEDATVRAVGDRGQALQQKVEKYTRTLLENESQITSGDLVEIDLVIESKNDYEYVMFEDQKAAGFEAVNLLSGYNGNSLGAYMQLRDERVTFFVRQLPRGKHTITYRLRAEIPGKFSALPAIAQAMYAPELVGNSDEMKVKIADLPAKP; from the coding sequence ATGAATCACTATTCGTTCGCACGCTCCATTCCTATCGCAATTTTATGTTGCTTTGGCGCCGTAATGGTCGCTTGGCTAGGAATTGGGCAAAACAACGCACAACAACAAGCCCCCGATATCAAACAAATGGAAACGCTTGCCCAGCAAGGCAACTTTAAGGAAGCTTACCAGGCGGCGGAAAAGATCTACTTCTCCTCTCAGCAAGATCCGCAAGCCCTTGCCCTTAATCTGAGAATTCCGGTTCAATGTTTGCAGCGGCTGGGGCGTTACGCCGACGTTGATGCCTTTTTGGAAAAGACAGCCAAAGCACAAAAAGACCACTGGCAGGTGCTGGCCGCGGTGGCGAAGCAGTATACCTCGCTCGACCACTGGGGCTCGATCAACGATAACCAGTTCGAGCGTGGCCAGTCGCGTGGCGGGGGGAAGCGTGTCAACAGTTTCCAACGCGATCGCGTCCGCGCTTTGCAGTTGTATGTTGCCGCGATGCAGTTAGCCCAGCAGCAACAAGCCGACACGGCCATGGCCGATCTTTATCTGGAGGTCAGTCACTTCTTTCTCTACGACAACTTTGGTCGTGGTTCCTGGCAGCTGCAATACTTGACTGACATTGACGAGTTGCCCGACTACGAAGAAGGGTATAGCTTCGGCGGCAGCAACCAAGGGGCTCCGGTCGATGAAGCAGGAAACCCCATCTACTATTACCTGCCCGAGAGCTGGGATGCTGCGAAAAACGATGGCCAACGAATGCGTTGGGCCATGCAACAGGTCGGCAAATACAACGCCCAGCGGGTCGACGAAGTGCAGCTACAGTGGGCCAGCTTTTTACAATCGCAGTTCGGCGTGAACACGCTACAGCAGTACCGGTGGTTCTTTGCTGCTCGATCCAACTCAGACGAGGAAGACGCCACGCCGCAACTCTTGCAGTTGGTAACGTTGAAAGAGAACGAAACGATCGCTCGCCTGGCGACCGGCATCAAGCGGTTTGAATTGCCGGACGAGTTCAACCACATTCGCGTGTGGCAGAAGGTAATTGCCGACAAAGCCAAGCTGCGATCGCAAGCCTACGACAACCTGGCTGCGGTCTTTGAAAATCGGCGGCAATACCCTCAAGCCGCAGAAACGTGGCGCGCCGCGATTGCCAATGTGGGCAAGGGAAATAACAACTATCGCCAGCAGCGTTTAGACCAAATCGTCGATAACCTGGGCCAATTTCAAGGGGGCAAAGTGCAAGCCGCCGGCCAAGGGGTGACGCTGCAGTATCTGTTCCGCAACGGGAAAGAAGTCATCCTGACGGCTAACGAAATCAAGATCGACAAACTGCTTTCGGATGTGAAGCAGTATTTGAAATCGAATCCTCGCCAGCTCGATTACCAAAAAATGCAGTTGCAGCAGATCGGCGAGAAGATTTTGTTTGAAGATGGCGGAGAGGATTATCTCGGTCAAAAGGTTGCCGAGTGGAGCGTCAAACTCGATCCACGCCCGAACCACATGGATCGCCGCATCGACATTCATGCTCCTTTGAACAACGCTGGGGCTTACATGGTGACGGCCAAGATGCACGATGGCAACATCTGCAAGGCGGTCGTCTGGGTTGCCGATACGGCCATCGTCAGCAAACAGCTTGATAAGGAAAAGCTGTACTACGTGGCGGATGCGGTCGATGGCAAGCCGATTGAAAAGGCGAATGTCGAGTTCTTCGGCTACAAGATCGAGCAAGTAAATGGTCAGAATCGGTTCAGGGTGCTGACCAAGGATTTCGCTGAGTTTACGAACTCCGACGGACAGATCACGCTCGGACAAGACCAACTGCCGCTTCAGTATCAATTTCTCACGATTGCCCGGACCGAAGGAGGACGCCTGGCGTTTCTCGGCTTCCAGCATATTTGGTATCAGCAGCGGCACGACGATCAGTACAACCAGGTTCGGAGCTACGGCATTACCGACCGTCCTGTCTATCGTCCGAACCAAACGATGAAGTACAAGTTCTGGACGCGGACGGCGAAGTACGACCAAGGTGACGTCAGTAACTTTGCCGGCAAAACGATTCGTGTCGAACTGCGCGATCCGCTGAACAACTCGGTCTTCGTCAAGCAGTTGCCAGCGGATCAATATGGGGGCGTCGACGCCGAGTGGGAAATCCCCAGCGACGCCAAGCTGGGCCAGTACCGTTTGTTAACCCCGCACGGCAGCGTTCCCTTCCGGATTGAAGAGTACAAGAAGCCCGAGTTTGAAGTTACCGTCGAGGCCCCTGAAAAGCCGGTGGAACTGGGCGAGAAGGTGACCGCGAAGATCACCGCCAAATACTACTTCGGTTCGCCAGTAACCAACGCCACCGTGAAGTACAAGATTCAGCGTTCCGAGTTCAACAAGCATTGGTACCCGACCGCGCAGTGGGACTGGTGTTACGGCAACGGGTATTGGTGGTTTGCTTACGACTATCCTTGGTATCCTGGCTACTCGCGTTGGGTTGGCTGTATGCGTCCAGCACCTTTCTGGATTGGCTGGTCGAATAATCCGCCAGAGCTGGTGGCCGAGCAAGAGGTTGAAATTGGCGAAGATGGATCGATTGAAGTCGAGATCGACACGGCCCTCGCCAAGGCCCTGCATAGTGATTCCGACCATCAATACACCATCACCGCTGAAGTTCGCGACCAATCGCGACGTACGATCGTCGGCAGCGGCAAAGTGCTGGTCGCCCGCGAACCGTTCAAGGTTTATACCTGGGTCGATCGTGGCTACTACACCGTGGGAGACACCATCCACGCCCATTTCCTGGCGCAAACACTCGACTCGCGCGATGTTGCCGGGAAAGGTGTGTTGAAGCTGCTGAAGATCACCTACGACGAAAAGAACCAGCCTATCGAAACCGAAGTTCAATCGTGGAACCTTGCCATGACCGGGCGAGGGGACGTCTCGCAGACGATGGATGCCTCTGCCCCTGGCCAATATCGGTTGAGTCTGGAAGTGACCGACGAAGCAGGCCACACAGAAGAAGGTGGCTACATCTTTACGATTCGTGGGCAAGGTTTCGACGGTTCGCAGTATCGCTTCAATGCTTTGGAATTGATCCCTGATAAGAAGCAATACGAAGCGGGAGACACGATTCGTTTGCAGATCAATACCGACCGCGTCGGCAGCACGGTGCTGCTTTTCGTGCGGCCTTCGAACGGAGTTTACTTGCCACCCAAGACGATTCGTTTGACCGGCAAGAGCACCGTGTACGATATCGCCGTGCTGAAGAAGGATATGCCAAACTTCTTTGTCGAAGCGGTTACGATTTCCGATGCTACGGTTCACGACGAAACGAAAGAAATTGTCGTTCCGCCAGAAACCCGCGTCCTCGATCTGCAGGTCGAAACCGACGCTAAGGATTATCTGCCTGGCAGCGAAGGGAAGATCAAGCTGAAGCTAACCGACGAGACCGGTGAGCCGTTTGTCGGTTCGACGGTGCTGACGATGTACGACAAATCGGTTGAATACATCAGCGGCGGATCCAACGTGCCGGACATTAAAGCGTTCTTCTGGAAGTGGCGCCGACATCACCACCCCAGCACCGAAGACAGCTTGAGCTTGTACACCTATAACTTGATCCCCAAAGATCAAGTGCCGCTGAATTTCCTCGGGATTTTTGGCAACAGTGTGGCCGACGAGCTAAGCAGTTCCGTTGTCGAAGACCAAGCAATGGGATTTGGTATGGGTGGCGGCAGAGGCGTGACCCGCTTTCAAGGCTTGGCCGCTGGCCGCGCGATGGCCAAGGGGATGATGATGGATTCTGCGATGCCCATGTCAGCAGCTCCGGCAGCAGAAATGGCTGAAGGCGTGATGGCCGGTGCCGACAAGCAAGATGCCTCTGACGGCCAAATGGATTTAGTGGAACCAACCATCCGTTCTAACTTCGCCGACACCGCCTTGTGGGCGGCTTCGATCGAAACAAACGAGAAGGGAGAGGCCGAACTCTCGCTGACCATGCCTCAGAATCTGACGACTTGGAAGATTCGCAGTTGGGCGATGGGGCAGGGGACAAAGGTGGGGTCGGCGGAAAGTGAAGTGATCACCCGTAAGAACCTGATCATTCGCCTGCAAGCTCCGCGTTACTTTGTGCAAACGGACGAAGTCGTTTTATCGGCGATCGTGCATAACTACCTGGCGAGTGAGAAGACGGCAACCGTTTCGCTGGACATCCCCAGCAAGCTGATGACCAGCGAGAATCCGCTGACGCAAAAAGTAACGATCCCAGCTGGCGGGGAAGTTCGCGTCGACTGGACGGTGAACGTCATCGGCGAAGGGGAAGCGACGATCACGATGAAGGCGCTAACCGATGAAGAATCGGACGCCATGCAGCAGAGCTTCCCGGTTTATATCCATGGAATGCTGAAGACGGAATCGTGGGCAGGCACCGTTCAGCCAGAAAACAACGTCCAGTCGTTCCTGATCAACGTGCCTCAAGATCGCCGCCCAGAAGATTCTCGCTTGATCGTGCGTTACTCGCCCAGCTTGGCGGCCTCGATGGTCGAAGCGTTGCCGTACCTGGTTGATTATCCTTATGGCTGCACCGAGCAAACGTTGAATCGTTTCGTGCCAACCGTGATCACGCGGAAGGTGCTGGGAGAAATGGGGATCGATTTGAAGTCGATTGCCGAGCATCAAAACAATTTGAACGCTCAGGAAATCGGTGACCCGGACGAACGCAACCAAGATTGGAATGCCGGTCGGAGAGACCACCAATTAAAGAACCCCGTTTTCGACGATGCCGAACTGGAAAAGATGGTCAAAGCAGGCGTGCAGCGTTTGACCGAAATGCAAAACGCCGATGGCGGTTGGGGCTGGTTCTCTGGCTACAACGAACGGAGCTATCCGCATACCACTGCCGTTGTTGTGCGGGGATTAGAAATCGCCCAGCGGAACGGCGCGGCGGTTGTGCCTGATACGATCGAACGTGGCAAGCAGTGGCTGATCAACTACCAGAATCAGGAAGTTCAGAAGCTGCAAAATGCCGACGAAATGAAAGATCCTTGGAAGTCTCAGGCCAGCAATCTCGATGCGATGGTCTACGGCGTATTGGCCGAGATGAAGCACGATAACCCCGCGATGCGTGGCTTCCTGTATCGCGATCGGACGAACCTTACGGTTTATGCCAACGCCATTTTCGCCCTCGCTTTGCATCAAGTCGGCGATCAAGAAAAGCTGGCCATGGTGCGGCGTAACTTAGATCAGTACGTTGTGACCGATGTCGAGAACGAAACGGCCTATCTGAAGATGGGCGCGGACAATTACTGGTGGAACTGGTATGGCGATCCGATTGAGGCGAACGCCTACTATTTGAAACTGTTGGCCGCGACCGACCCCCAGAACGTGACCGCTCGCCGGATGGTGAAGTACCTGCTCAATAACCGGAAGCACGCTACCTACTGGAAGTCGACCCGCGACACGGCGCTGTGTGTCGAGGCGATGGCCGACTACCTGCGGGCCACCGGTGAATTGAATCCGGAAATGACGGTAGAGATTTTCGTCGATGGCGAGAAGAAAGCCGAGACCGAGTTCACCAAAGAGAACCTCTTCCTGGTGGACAACACGGTTGAACTGACCGGCCTGCAAGTGACTGATGGTCAGCACAAAGTCGAACTACGTCGCAAAGGAAGCGGCCCAGTCTACTACAGTGCCTACCTGACGAACTTCACGCTAGAGAACTTCATCACCAAGGCTGGCTTGGAAGTGAAAGTCGAACGGCGGTTTTATCGTCTCGATCGAGATGAAGATGCCACGGTACGAGCAGTCGGCGATCGTGGTCAGGCTTTGCAGCAAAAGGTCGAGAAGTACACGCGAACGCTCCTCGAAAACGAGTCGCAGATTACCAGTGGCGACCTGGTCGAGATCGATTTGGTAATCGAATCGAAGAACGACTATGAGTATGTCATGTTCGAGGATCAAAAAGCGGCAGGGTTTGAAGCGGTGAACTTGCTGAGCGGTTACAACGGGAACTCGTTAGGGGCCTATATGCAACTTCGCGACGAACGCGTAACCTTCTTCGTGCGGCAACTGCCACGCGGCAAGCATACGATCACCTATCGTTTGCGAGCCGAGATCCCGGGTAAGTTTAGCGCCTTGCCGGCGATCGCCCAGGCCATGTACGCTCCGGAACTGGTCGGCAACTCGGATGAGATGAAGGTCAAGATTGCTGACCTGCCCGCGAAGCCGTAA
- the aroA gene encoding 3-phosphoshikimate 1-carboxyvinyltransferase, protein MVAEIEIAPCGPITGSIRPPGSKSLTNRALIIAALAEGTSLLTGALESEDTEVMIDSLRRIGVKIDHDAAAHTLTVCGNGGTFAGDNMEMFIANSGTSMRFLTALATLGEGNFRLDGIARMRERPIGDLIVALQQLGAKIRTEHDNACPPVLVTASGLPGGRAKIAGNISSQYLSGLLMAAPYAQGTVELEVDGELVSQPYVRMTTHIMRDFGVDLEENDCRRFVIPGQQTYQARPYAIEPDASAASYFWGAAAVSGGKVTVAGLSRDALQGDVGFCDALAQMGCQVDYQADSITVTGQPLHGIEIDMGEISDTVQTLAAVALFATGPTKITGVAHNRHKETDRIGDLACELQKLGATVEELPDGMIITPGPLRPARIETYNDHRMAMSLALVGLRQPGVVILNPGCTSKTYPLFFEDLAKICGTS, encoded by the coding sequence GTGGTTGCTGAAATAGAGATTGCCCCATGTGGCCCGATTACCGGTTCGATTCGGCCCCCTGGCTCCAAGAGCTTAACCAACCGCGCGCTGATCATCGCTGCTCTGGCCGAAGGTACCTCGCTGCTGACTGGGGCTCTTGAAAGCGAAGACACCGAAGTAATGATCGATAGTCTCCGCCGCATTGGCGTGAAGATCGATCACGATGCCGCTGCTCACACGCTAACCGTTTGCGGCAACGGAGGCACGTTCGCCGGGGATAACATGGAGATGTTTATCGCCAACAGCGGCACCTCGATGCGGTTTCTTACCGCTCTGGCCACGCTGGGCGAGGGGAACTTTCGGCTCGATGGGATTGCCCGAATGCGGGAACGCCCAATCGGCGACTTGATCGTGGCATTGCAGCAGTTGGGCGCCAAGATTCGTACCGAGCACGACAATGCCTGTCCACCGGTTTTGGTCACGGCCAGCGGGCTACCAGGAGGCCGAGCGAAGATTGCCGGCAACATTAGCAGTCAGTACCTAAGTGGCCTGCTGATGGCCGCTCCTTATGCCCAAGGAACAGTAGAACTGGAAGTTGATGGCGAATTGGTTTCGCAGCCGTACGTCCGCATGACGACGCACATCATGCGCGACTTCGGTGTCGACTTGGAAGAAAACGATTGCCGCCGGTTTGTGATTCCCGGCCAGCAGACGTATCAAGCTCGCCCTTATGCGATTGAACCAGATGCCTCGGCAGCGAGTTATTTCTGGGGGGCGGCAGCGGTCAGCGGAGGAAAGGTCACCGTCGCAGGGCTTTCCCGCGATGCTCTGCAAGGCGATGTCGGCTTCTGCGACGCCCTGGCTCAGATGGGCTGTCAGGTCGACTACCAGGCCGACTCGATCACCGTGACTGGGCAACCGCTTCATGGCATCGAGATCGACATGGGAGAAATCAGCGATACCGTTCAGACTTTGGCAGCGGTGGCTCTCTTCGCCACCGGTCCGACCAAGATTACCGGTGTGGCCCACAATCGCCACAAAGAAACTGACCGGATCGGCGACTTGGCCTGTGAACTTCAAAAGCTGGGGGCAACGGTCGAAGAACTGCCCGACGGTATGATCATCACGCCAGGCCCTTTAAGGCCGGCTCGAATCGAAACTTATAACGACCACCGTATGGCAATGAGTTTAGCCCTGGTTGGGTTGCGACAACCGGGCGTGGTGATTCTGAACCCGGGCTGCACCAGCAAGACCTATCCGCTTTTCTTTGAGGATCTGGCCAAGATTTGTGGCACTTCGTAA